Below is a window of Virgibacillus sp. NKC19-3 DNA.
GTTAAATTTGGTCCTACTTGCGCTGGTGAAGAACCAATTGCGTGACAACCCATGCAACTATTTTCTTCAAATGCAGCTTTTCCATCCTGCGCGACAGAATCTTCCGGCTCTTCATCAGGGTCAACACTTTGCATGTCATCAACCCATTGATCAAACTCTTCAGGACTGACTGCGATTACTTTAAAGTCCATCAATGAATGTGATGGTCCACAAAGTTCAGCACATTTGCCCCAGTAGACGCCTTCCTCATGGGCTTCAATGTACATATTATTTTCGTTTTCAGGGTTTGCATCCATTTTTCCTGAAAGTGATGGAACCCAGAATGAATGGATAACATCAGAGGATACCATATTCAAATGTACTTCTTCACCAACAGGAATGTACATATCCTGACTTGTCTGAATTTCCTGCCCCTCATAGTTAAAATGCCACCAGTATTGATTACCGGTAACTTCTATATTCAAACCATCCTCTGAACCTGTTTCATTCGCTAAATCGAATGTTGCTACTACTGTTGGTACAGCAAGTATTATAACCAAAATGATCGGAATAACCGTCCAAATAGTTTCAAGTGTCTTATTTCCTTCAACTTGTCTCGGTATATAATCTTCTTGCCCCTTCTTTTTACGGAAGCGTGATAAAACTACAACGTATACGAGCATGACAACGATAAACACAAATGTCATAATTATAATGGAAAGAATAATTAAATTCATCGATGAATCGGCACCGTAACCTTTTGGCCTGAGGGCTGATAAATTTTCTTTTCCACAACCGGCCAGAATTAGTGCTAATGAACCTAACAGGAATATAACTTTCGATTTTCCCATCCAACCTTTCATCTATTCATACCTCTCTTTCTCCTTATTGATTTTCTTTAAGCATGTTAGTTGAACTATTTATTTAAGAAAACATGGGTAAGGTTACAACAACCATCATTAGAAAAAGTATCGTTAAGTAATTTATCGAATAAACAAAAATCGTATTTGCCCATTTAAGATTATCTTTTACAAACAGACCTCTTAATCCAATAACGAGCCAACCAATATTAAGTAACGTCGCAATCACAATAAACGTTGTACCAAGCGACGCTAAAAAAAACGGTAACGGTAATAAGCACGCTGTATATACAACAATTTGCCGTTTTGTAAACTCAGATCCATGTACTACAGGTAACATCGGAATCCCAGCAGTTTTATATTCCTTTGTCTTTTTCATTGCTAGTGCCAGAAAATGCGGTGTTTGCCAAATAAACATGATCAAAAACAGCACTAAAGGTACGACATGGAAATGAGGATCAATCGCTGCCCAACCAATTAAAGGTGGTACCGCCCCTGAAA
It encodes the following:
- the coxB gene encoding cytochrome c oxidase subunit II translates to MKGWMGKSKVIFLLGSLALILAGCGKENLSALRPKGYGADSSMNLIILSIIIMTFVFIVVMLVYVVVLSRFRKKKGQEDYIPRQVEGNKTLETIWTVIPIILVIILAVPTVVATFDLANETGSEDGLNIEVTGNQYWWHFNYEGQEIQTSQDMYIPVGEEVHLNMVSSDVIHSFWVPSLSGKMDANPENENNMYIEAHEEGVYWGKCAELCGPSHSLMDFKVIAVSPEEFDQWVDDMQSVDPDEEPEDSVAQDGKAAFEENSCMGCHAIGSSPAQVGPNLTAFGDRSQIAGILEPTKENLVDWIMDPESIKPGNKMTGNYPDLSEEEADSIAEYLMQLQPSEVTPESAGD